A portion of the Pseudomonas protegens CHA0 genome contains these proteins:
- a CDS encoding acetyl-CoA C-acetyltransferase: protein MQDVVIVAATRTAVGSFQGSLANIPAVDLGAAVIRQLLAQTGIDPAQVDEVLMGQVLTAGAGQNPARQAAIKAGLPHAVPAMTLNKVCGSGLKALHLGAQAIRCGDAEVIIAGGQENMSLSNYVLPGARTGLRMGHSQMVDSMISDGLWDAFNDYHMGITAENLVEKYGISREAQDAFAAASQQKAAAAIEAGRFVDEITPIQIPQRKGEPLTFATDEQPRPGTTAEALAKLKPAFKKDGSVTAGNASALNDGAAAVMLMSASKARALGLPVLAKIAAYANAGVDPAIMGIGPVSATRRCLDKAGWTLDQLDLIEANEAFAAQSLSVAQELEWDASKVNVNGGAIAIGHPIGASGCRVLVTLLHEMIKRDAKKGLATLCIGGGQGVALAIER, encoded by the coding sequence ATGCAAGACGTCGTAATCGTTGCCGCCACCCGCACCGCCGTGGGCAGTTTCCAGGGCTCCCTGGCGAACATTCCCGCCGTTGACCTGGGCGCCGCGGTCATCCGCCAATTGCTGGCCCAGACCGGCATCGACCCGGCCCAGGTCGACGAAGTGCTCATGGGCCAGGTGCTCACCGCCGGCGCCGGGCAGAACCCCGCCCGCCAGGCCGCGATCAAGGCCGGCCTGCCCCACGCGGTACCCGCCATGACCCTGAACAAGGTCTGCGGCTCCGGCCTCAAGGCCCTGCACCTGGGCGCCCAGGCCATCCGCTGCGGCGATGCCGAGGTGATCATCGCCGGCGGCCAGGAAAACATGAGCCTGTCCAACTACGTGCTGCCCGGCGCCCGCACCGGCCTGCGCATGGGCCACAGCCAGATGGTCGACTCCATGATCAGCGACGGCCTGTGGGATGCCTTCAACGACTACCACATGGGCATCACCGCCGAGAACCTGGTGGAGAAATACGGCATCAGCCGTGAAGCCCAGGACGCCTTCGCCGCCGCTTCCCAACAGAAAGCCGCGGCGGCCATCGAGGCCGGGCGCTTTGTCGACGAGATCACCCCGATCCAGATTCCCCAGCGCAAGGGCGAGCCGCTGACCTTCGCCACCGACGAACAGCCGCGCCCCGGCACCACCGCCGAGGCCCTGGCCAAGCTCAAGCCGGCGTTCAAGAAAGACGGCAGCGTCACCGCCGGCAACGCCTCGGCGCTGAACGACGGCGCTGCCGCGGTGATGCTGATGAGCGCCAGCAAGGCCCGGGCCCTGGGCCTGCCGGTGCTGGCAAAAATTGCCGCCTACGCCAACGCCGGCGTCGACCCGGCGATCATGGGCATCGGCCCGGTCTCGGCCACCCGCCGCTGCCTGGACAAGGCCGGCTGGACCCTGGACCAGCTGGACCTGATCGAAGCCAACGAAGCCTTCGCCGCGCAGTCGCTGTCGGTGGCCCAGGAACTGGAATGGGACGCCAGCAAGGTCAACGTCAACGGCGGTGCGATCGCCATCGGCCACCCGATTGGTGCATCGGGCTGCCGGGTGCTGGTGACCCTGCTGCATGAAATGATCAAGCGTGATGCCAAAAAGGGCCTGGCGACCCTGTGCATCGGCGGCGGCCAGGGCGTGGCCCTGGCGATCGAGCGCTAA
- the pgi gene encoding glucose-6-phosphate isomerase, with the protein MAYYRTPHDVTALPAWQALKDHRQAMQDFSMREAFNADPQRFSQFTLSSCGLFLDYSKNLITSETRDLLVNLAKEVGLSDAIKSMITGELVNASEGRPALHTALRRPVGDKLSVNGVNVMPEVHKVLNQITELVGRIHDGLWRGYTEKPITDVVNIGIGGSFLGPELVSEALLSYAQKGVRCHYLANIDGSEFHELSAKIRAETTLFIVSSKSFNTLETLKNAQAARAWYLAQGGSEAELHRHFIAVSSNNAAAVAFGIREENIFPMWDWVGGRYSLWSAIGLPIALAIGMSNFKELLSGAYTMDQHFQSAPFEQNMPVLLALLGVWYGNFWGAQSHAILPYDHYLRNITKHLQQLDMESNGKSVRQDGTPVATDTGPVIWGGVGCNGQHAYHQLLHQGTQLIPADFIVPIVSFNPVADHHQWLYANCLSQSQALMLGKTRAEAESELREKGLSEAEIAKLAPHKVIPGNRPSNTLVVERISPRRLGALVALYEHKVFVQSVVWGINAFDQWGVELGKELGKGVYNRLVGSDETLADDASTQGLINYFRGRHRG; encoded by the coding sequence ACCGCACTCCTCATGACGTTACCGCTCTGCCCGCCTGGCAAGCGTTGAAAGACCACCGCCAAGCCATGCAGGATTTCAGCATGCGCGAGGCGTTCAATGCCGATCCGCAGCGCTTCAGCCAATTCACCCTGAGCAGCTGCGGGCTGTTTCTCGACTATTCGAAGAACCTGATCACCAGCGAAACCCGCGACCTGCTGGTGAACCTGGCCAAGGAAGTCGGCCTCTCAGACGCCATCAAGTCCATGATCACCGGCGAACTGGTCAACGCTTCCGAAGGCCGCCCGGCCTTGCACACCGCACTGCGCCGCCCGGTGGGCGACAAGCTGTCGGTGAACGGTGTCAACGTGATGCCCGAAGTGCACAAGGTACTGAACCAGATCACCGAGCTGGTGGGCCGCATCCACGACGGCCTGTGGCGCGGCTACACCGAGAAGCCCATCACCGACGTGGTGAACATCGGCATCGGCGGCTCCTTCCTCGGCCCGGAGCTGGTTTCCGAAGCGCTGTTGTCCTACGCCCAGAAAGGCGTGCGCTGCCATTACCTGGCGAACATCGATGGCAGCGAGTTCCATGAGCTTTCTGCGAAAATCCGTGCAGAAACTACGCTATTCATCGTTTCCTCCAAGTCTTTCAATACCCTCGAAACCCTGAAGAACGCCCAGGCAGCACGGGCCTGGTACCTGGCCCAGGGCGGCTCGGAGGCCGAACTGCACCGCCACTTCATCGCCGTGTCGAGCAACAATGCGGCGGCAGTGGCCTTCGGCATTCGCGAAGAGAACATCTTCCCGATGTGGGACTGGGTCGGCGGGCGCTACTCGCTGTGGTCCGCCATCGGCCTGCCGATCGCCCTGGCCATCGGCATGTCCAACTTCAAGGAGCTGCTGTCCGGTGCCTACACCATGGACCAGCATTTCCAGAGCGCCCCATTCGAACAGAACATGCCGGTGCTGCTGGCGCTGCTGGGCGTGTGGTACGGCAATTTCTGGGGCGCGCAGAGCCACGCGATCCTGCCGTACGACCACTACCTGCGCAACATCACCAAGCACTTGCAACAATTGGACATGGAATCCAACGGCAAGAGCGTGCGCCAAGACGGCACCCCGGTGGCCACCGATACCGGCCCGGTGATCTGGGGCGGCGTGGGCTGCAACGGCCAGCATGCCTACCACCAGTTGCTGCACCAGGGCACCCAATTGATTCCGGCCGACTTCATCGTGCCGATCGTCAGCTTCAACCCGGTGGCCGACCACCATCAATGGCTGTACGCCAACTGCCTGTCCCAGAGCCAGGCACTAATGCTGGGCAAGACCCGCGCCGAAGCCGAGAGCGAACTGCGCGAGAAAGGCCTGAGCGAAGCCGAAATCGCGAAGCTGGCACCGCACAAGGTGATTCCCGGCAACCGTCCGAGCAACACCCTGGTGGTGGAGCGCATCAGCCCGCGGCGCCTTGGCGCACTGGTGGCGCTGTATGAACACAAGGTCTTCGTGCAAAGCGTGGTCTGGGGCATCAACGCCTTCGACCAGTGGGGCGTGGAGCTGGGCAAGGAGCTGGGCAAAGGCGTCTACAACCGCCTGGTCGGCAGCGACGAAACCCTGGCCGACGACGCATCGACCCAAGGCCTGATCAACTACTTCCGCGGCCGTCACCGCGGCTGA
- the acs gene encoding acetate--CoA ligase, protein MFDISTFPKADAVRRAAQMSQDDYHHLYRQSIEQPDQFWAEQARRFLHWSSPWDSVHSHDMRTGEANWFRGGQLNVSYNCIDRHLEKRGNQAAIIWEGDNPADSQRITYQELHDRVCRLANVLKSRGVKKGDRVCIYMPMIPEVAYAMLACTRIGAVHSVVFGGFSPEALRDRILNADCRTVITADEGVRGGKLIPLKSNVDKALLSCPDVSSVLVVERTRNPVNWVPDRDISYEQAVAGASNQCAPEPMDAEDPLFILYTSGSTGKPKGVLHTTGGYLLQAAMTFKYVLDYRDGEVFWCTADVGWVTGHSYILYGPLANGATTLIFEGVPNYPSTSRFWEVVDKHQVNIFYTAPTALRALMREGSAPLQNTSRASLRLLGSVGEPINPEAWEWYFNVVGEQRCPIVDTWWQTETGGIMLSPLVSARQIKPGCASTPMFGVQPVLLDDQGKEIHGAGSGILAIKASWPAQIRSVYGDPKRMVETYFAPYPGYYFTGDGARRDEDGSYWITGRIDDVINVSGHRIGTAEVESALVLHDSIAEAAVVGYPHDLKGQGIYAFVTPMQGVEPDEALKKELLALVSREIGSFAKPELIQWAPALPKTRSGKIMRRILRKIACNELDTLGDTSTLADPSVVDGLIDKRLNV, encoded by the coding sequence ATGTTCGATATCAGCACTTTTCCGAAAGCCGATGCCGTCCGCCGGGCGGCACAAATGAGCCAGGACGACTACCACCACCTCTACCGCCAGTCCATTGAGCAGCCGGACCAGTTCTGGGCCGAGCAGGCCAGGCGCTTCCTGCACTGGAGCAGCCCCTGGGACAGCGTCCACAGCCACGACATGCGCACCGGCGAGGCCAACTGGTTTCGCGGTGGCCAACTCAACGTCAGCTACAACTGCATCGACCGTCATCTGGAAAAACGCGGCAATCAGGCGGCGATCATCTGGGAAGGTGACAACCCGGCAGACTCCCAGCGCATCACTTACCAGGAACTCCACGACCGGGTCTGCCGCCTGGCCAACGTGCTGAAAAGCCGTGGCGTGAAGAAGGGCGACCGGGTGTGCATCTACATGCCGATGATTCCCGAAGTGGCCTACGCCATGCTCGCCTGCACCCGGATCGGCGCGGTGCATTCGGTGGTGTTCGGCGGTTTTTCGCCGGAGGCCCTGCGCGACCGCATTCTCAACGCCGACTGCCGCACCGTGATCACCGCCGACGAAGGCGTGCGCGGCGGCAAACTGATTCCGCTGAAGAGCAACGTCGACAAGGCCCTGCTCAGTTGCCCGGATGTCAGCAGCGTGCTGGTGGTCGAACGCACCCGCAACCCGGTGAACTGGGTGCCAGATCGCGACATTTCCTATGAACAGGCCGTGGCTGGCGCTAGCAACCAATGCGCCCCCGAGCCGATGGACGCCGAAGACCCGCTGTTCATCCTCTACACCTCCGGCAGCACCGGCAAACCCAAGGGCGTGCTGCACACCACCGGCGGCTACCTGCTACAGGCCGCCATGACCTTCAAGTACGTGCTGGACTACCGCGACGGTGAGGTCTTCTGGTGCACCGCCGACGTCGGCTGGGTCACCGGCCACAGCTACATCCTCTACGGCCCCCTGGCCAACGGCGCGACCACGCTGATCTTCGAAGGCGTGCCCAACTACCCCAGCACCTCGCGTTTCTGGGAGGTGGTGGACAAGCATCAGGTGAACATCTTCTACACCGCGCCCACCGCTCTGCGTGCCCTGATGCGCGAAGGCAGCGCCCCGCTACAGAACACCTCCCGCGCCAGCCTGCGCTTGCTCGGCAGCGTCGGCGAGCCGATCAACCCGGAAGCCTGGGAGTGGTATTTCAACGTGGTCGGCGAACAACGCTGCCCGATTGTCGATACCTGGTGGCAGACCGAAACCGGCGGCATCATGCTCAGCCCCCTGGTCAGCGCCCGGCAGATCAAGCCCGGATGCGCCTCGACCCCGATGTTCGGCGTACAACCGGTGCTGCTGGACGACCAGGGCAAGGAAATCCATGGGGCAGGCAGCGGCATCCTGGCAATCAAGGCCAGTTGGCCGGCGCAGATCCGTAGCGTCTATGGCGATCCCAAGCGCATGGTCGAAACCTATTTCGCTCCCTACCCCGGCTATTACTTCACCGGTGATGGTGCCCGGCGCGACGAGGATGGCAGCTACTGGATCACCGGGCGCATCGACGACGTGATCAACGTTTCCGGGCACCGCATCGGCACCGCCGAAGTGGAAAGCGCCCTGGTGCTGCACGACAGCATCGCCGAAGCGGCGGTGGTCGGTTACCCCCATGATCTCAAGGGCCAGGGAATCTATGCCTTCGTCACACCGATGCAGGGCGTCGAGCCCGACGAGGCACTGAAGAAGGAACTGCTGGCCCTGGTCAGCCGCGAGATCGGCAGTTTCGCCAAGCCGGAGCTGATCCAGTGGGCTCCGGCCCTGCCGAAAACTCGCTCGGGCAAGATCATGCGGCGTATCCTGCGCAAGATCGCCTGCAACGAACTGGATACCCTGGGTGACACTTCGACCCTGGCGGACCCCAGCGTGGTGGACGGCCTGATCGACAAACGCCTGAACGTTTGA
- a CDS encoding oxygenase MpaB family protein, with translation MEFIRSRIESQVMSLSGLSLGQLDLEHPKGDPGLFGPGSVSWQVHADFSSMLIGGISALLMQALHPLALAGVWDHSNFRQDMIGRLRRTGQFISGTTFGSRQDAEWLIDKVRSIHLHIVGTAPDGRPYAASDPDLLTWVHVAEVSSFLAAHLRYLNPHLSGADQDRYYDEIALIAERLGARDVPRSRRAVADYLQAMRPQLLCDQRSREVLRLLLAAPAPSRLAKPFGSLMMQAGIDLLPDWASAMLEVNQNPLQRQLIRASVKRSTPMLRWAVRDSSVHRAKRRMGL, from the coding sequence ATGGAATTCATTCGCAGCCGCATCGAAAGCCAGGTCATGAGCCTGTCCGGCCTGTCTCTGGGCCAACTCGACCTGGAACATCCCAAAGGTGACCCCGGCCTGTTCGGGCCGGGGTCCGTCAGTTGGCAGGTGCACGCCGACTTCAGCAGCATGCTGATCGGCGGCATCAGCGCCCTGTTGATGCAGGCCCTGCATCCTCTGGCCTTGGCCGGCGTCTGGGATCACTCGAACTTTCGCCAGGACATGATCGGCCGGCTGCGCCGCACCGGGCAGTTCATCTCCGGCACCACCTTCGGCTCCCGCCAGGACGCCGAATGGCTGATCGACAAGGTACGCAGCATTCACTTGCACATAGTCGGCACCGCCCCCGATGGCCGCCCCTATGCCGCCAGCGACCCCGATCTGCTGACCTGGGTTCACGTGGCTGAGGTCAGCAGCTTTCTTGCCGCGCACTTGCGTTACCTCAACCCTCATCTCTCCGGGGCTGACCAGGATCGCTACTACGACGAGATCGCCCTGATCGCCGAACGCCTGGGAGCCCGGGACGTGCCGCGCTCGCGACGCGCCGTGGCCGACTACCTGCAGGCCATGCGCCCCCAACTGCTCTGCGACCAGCGCAGCCGGGAGGTCCTGCGCCTGCTGCTGGCTGCCCCAGCCCCCAGCCGCCTGGCCAAACCCTTCGGTTCGTTGATGATGCAGGCCGGCATCGACCTGCTGCCGGACTGGGCCAGCGCCATGCTCGAGGTCAATCAGAACCCGCTGCAACGCCAACTGATTCGTGCCAGCGTCAAGCGCAGCACGCCGATGCTGCGCTGGGCGGTACGGGACAGTTCCGTGCACCGGGCGAAACGACGCATGGGCCTGTAA
- a CDS encoding class I SAM-dependent rRNA methyltransferase, with product MSSLNQALRAALDHRQDLLAELHQQGTDCYRLFHGSQEGAGGLTIDRYGPQLLVQSFHQTLERDALLQLHDSINQHLNLSTLLVYNDRSRGNSRIDREDSVYRAEEAALEDLVGHEWGLNYRVRGRHAGQDPLLFLDLRNARGWVKQHSAGKSVLNLFAYTCGVGLSAAAGGAREVCNLDFAEGNLAVGRENGQLNPQLPQMQFVQSDYFPAIRQLAGLPISQRRGQKLPSYPRLEQRQYDLVLLDPPAWAKSAFGTVDLLRDYQSLLKPALLATAEDGVLICCNNLAKVSMPDWREQVLRCAEKAGRPVRDCQVLVPAVDFPSQDGQPPLKTLILQL from the coding sequence ATGTCCTCCTTGAATCAGGCGCTGCGCGCCGCTCTCGATCACCGCCAGGACCTGCTCGCCGAGCTGCATCAGCAAGGCACCGACTGCTATCGCCTGTTCCACGGCAGCCAGGAGGGTGCCGGCGGCCTGACCATCGACCGCTATGGCCCGCAATTGCTGGTACAGAGCTTTCACCAGACGCTGGAACGCGACGCCCTGCTGCAACTGCACGACAGCATCAATCAGCATCTGAACCTGTCGACCCTGCTGGTCTACAACGACCGCTCCCGGGGCAACTCGCGGATCGACCGCGAAGACTCGGTGTACCGCGCCGAAGAGGCTGCCCTCGAGGACCTGGTTGGCCACGAATGGGGCCTGAATTACCGCGTGCGTGGACGCCACGCCGGGCAGGACCCACTATTGTTTCTCGACCTGCGCAACGCCCGTGGCTGGGTCAAGCAACACAGCGCGGGTAAAAGCGTGCTCAACCTCTTCGCCTACACCTGTGGCGTAGGCCTCAGCGCCGCAGCTGGCGGCGCGCGCGAGGTGTGCAACCTGGACTTCGCCGAGGGCAACCTGGCCGTCGGACGGGAGAACGGCCAGCTCAACCCGCAATTGCCACAGATGCAGTTCGTGCAGTCGGACTATTTCCCGGCCATCCGCCAACTGGCGGGCCTGCCCATCAGCCAGCGCCGCGGGCAGAAACTGCCCAGCTATCCGCGCCTTGAACAGCGCCAGTACGACCTGGTACTGCTGGACCCGCCAGCCTGGGCCAAGAGCGCCTTCGGTACGGTCGACCTGCTGCGTGATTACCAGAGCCTACTCAAGCCGGCACTGCTGGCCACCGCCGAAGACGGCGTGCTGATCTGCTGCAACAACCTGGCCAAGGTCTCGATGCCGGACTGGCGTGAACAAGTATTGCGCTGCGCCGAGAAGGCCGGGCGTCCGGTGCGCGACTGCCAGGTCTTGGTACCCGCCGTGGACTTCCCTTCCCAAGACGGGCAACCCCCACTGAAAACCTTGATCCTGCAACTTTGA